In Brachyhypopomus gauderio isolate BG-103 chromosome 18, BGAUD_0.2, whole genome shotgun sequence, the sequence ACTTGTGTGCTGCTCCTGGCAGTTGGAGCCAAGTTCTGAGTCGCAAACTCCGGTGAGCAGCTTAATGTATGAAATTTAGGATGTGCATAGCCAGTTGTCATTTGAACTTCCTCCTCTTTGGTGATATTTTAAAATCATTTGGAACCTAGGGACCTTCTTGATGGTTTCTTGGAGTCGATAGGTTGACTGCACAGGTTTTTAGGTAGTACTGCTAAAAACAGCATCACGTTTTATACACTGTATGTGATGCTATAGAGGAAAAGGGTCAAATGAAGATGTGAAGATTGTAGCAGTGGATCTGCAGGCAATGGCACCTCTGCCGGGCGTCACACAGATCCAGGGAGACATCACTAAGGTATGGTAGTACCAGTATTAACCATGGGATAAGAAATAAAAACCCAATTCATAACCAAATTCAGGCCACATACAAAGGAATTGTAGAGTAGTTATATTTCTCACCACTTATTAACCTCTTGGCAATTGCACATTTTGATTCAAGAGTATCACCCACAAATCATACCTTTTGTACTGATTATTTCCATTGTGTTGTAGATTTCCACAGCTCAGGAGATTATCAGGCACTTTGAGGGACAATCTGCAGACCTGGTGGTATGTGATGGAGCCCCTGATGGTAATTCTACTTGTCTTTATTAATATTCTATGCATATCTAGCAGTTCAGGTCCGTCTCATGGAGATGTGACCTGTACTATTTTATATTAGTCCATGGCAGTTACAATTTTAGGCATACTGCTTTGTTGCCATACCAAAAATAAACTTGTTGTAGCTGTTATTAAAAGTAATGTTTATTTACAAAGGTTATCTTATTTTTATAACCTTGTTATCCTGCacctaaaatatatatttttggaaTTGCACAATTCATGAATACTTTTGAAAGGTTTTCTTAAGATGGGTTTGTAATGGAAAGaatgtcaatgttttgatttgtgtgttaaTAGTTACAGGACTACATGATGTAGATGAGTATATTCAGGCACAGCTCCTACTAGCGGTATGTAACAAGAGGGCATGtatattacatttacaaatgtaatgtccttaaataAATTTTTTCATAATTACAACATTGTGTTAAAATATACACAGTATTTTCAATATATACTGGATTGTAAGATGGATTGTCTAAAAAGTGCTATTTTCACTTGTATTTAAAGGCTCTTAATATCACAACACATGTCCTGAAACCAGGCGGAAACTTTGTGGCAAAGGTGAGCTCTCtcatcttaatagttttatgtTTATAGTCAGTGTTGACAGTTCTGACATTTCTTAAGTAGAAATGTATGTAAGAAATTTACAGTATAAAAGTTGTCAAACTGTGACTGAAGGTCATTGTCTGTTTTCTCCTGCGTGAAGATATTCAGAGGGAAGGATGTGACGCTGCTCTATTCTCAGCTCAAGATATTCTTCACCTCGGTGACCTGTGCCAAACCACGCAGCAGCCGCAACTCCAGCATAGGTGAACGCACCTTCATAGACAAAAATGTGAAGAATCATCCACGAATTTGGGGGGGAGAAAGTGACATATTTAATAGTAATATTAATATTTTGCAGTATTACCCAGCCCTATTTGCATGACCAAAAAAAACAGACACAAAAAATCCATAGCTGAAAATGACTCATTGCTAAAGTGTGTTTTTtctttctgcattctgtgaCTAAAGAGGCATTTGTAGTGTGCCAGAATTACTCTCCACCTGAAGGATATGTCCCCAACATGTCCAACCCGTTACTGGATCACTCATATGGTAAATGTGTTGACTATGCAAACGTTTTAAATCAAAAGATAGGTATGCTAAATAAAACAAGGCCCTTCCATTTGGAAATGATTGATTGCaaataatatgttttatatcatATTACTGGCATCTTAGGCCCAAAATGACTGAAAAGTTGTTCATTAACAGTGGTGCTTAAAATCTTTTGATATGTCCCTGTTTTTCTAGATGTAGATTTCAACCAGCTAGAGGGTCCTAATCGGATAATTGTTCCTTTTCTTGCGTGTGGTGATCTCAGTGCTTTTGACTCAGACCGAACATACCCACTTCAGGTGCTCATCTGCTGTTTCTTATAAATGTAGTCAATAATGAATAAATTGTTGATGTATTATTCAAACCCTGCtagtgtgcagtctgtgatGCTGAATGTTTCACTGTATTTGTATTCACAGCTTGACTCGAGTAAGGAGTATCAGTATTTACCACCCACCCAGCCTCCGATCCAACCTCCCTATCAACAAGCATGTCACCTCCGCAAAAATAATCTGCTGGCCAGTGAAGACTCACCTTCTGTACTTCTAGAGGGTGCCCTTTCTACCATGAACCTTGGCACCAGTGAGGAACCGGAAAGGACAACTTCAGGAACGTCTTGATCAGTCAAAAACATCACAGGCATTTTATTGTAACATAAATTTGATTAAAACTGAAATATTGTTCGACATGTATTTAATCtgcctttttttttacttggttGCTTCCCTTGTCATACTGGTATTCCTACCAGACCAAGAATTCAGTTGAATCTTAAACCTGTTTTATTTGGACATTTTATCTATTTAATAAACAATTTATCTTCCAGCTCATATCTTCCTGTTATTATAGAATGAATACTCAGCGGTTGTTCTGTGAAATATGAACTTTGTGGTTTGTGTCATGGTTATTTTAACCAGTGGATGAACCAGAAGCATTTCCATGTTAAAGCAAAGCCACActacagaaaaataaaaatagtgaCAAGAGTGACCAGGATGTACATATCTGTTTTTTGAGGCCCGTGCATTGTGTTAACTTGGATAAAATATTTTGCAAAGCATGATTGTGCTTCTGATTGATTGGTAGAATAGACTTAAGTCCATAATCAAGAAAAATAAGTATCCCAATATTTAACTACTGTATCAAAAATGGCAACAACAAGAAAGACTAAAGATGTTAGTAATGGGTTACTAAATACCATAGCAGTTTACCACCATTTTCATTTTGTGAACCTTAGTGAGAAGGTATGGCACAGGCATGATTACCAGCTGAACATGACATTTCTTTCTTCACAACTATACCTGAGTATGAAGAAAATCATTGAAAATACTAAAAAGTACAAATGCATTAAAGCAGGCGTAGGCATTTAGTATGTAAAAATGACTTAAAGTGGAATCTCTAGGGAGATGTAAAGGAAGCTGGTTGTTTTTCTACTCCTACTGATGTTCTTACCAGACTATGAAACCTGTGAATCTTAGACCTGCTTTCTTCTGTTGATGATTGAAGCATATGACATCAGCAAGCTAATATCTACCATATTAGTCATGTGTAACTAATTAATGAACTACAGTATATTAATATGCTATTACTGTTCTCTGCATAATGGaaaatacatttaatttaaCATGGCCTCATTTGCATACAGCATGCGTAATGTGCAAGATTTAAAATAGAGAGGCAGAATATTTCCATTCATCCTGTATCAGTTCCTCTAGTAacggcgtacacacacacagtcacatctGAAACAGTCATGATCCATCTAATGTGCATTCGTGCATTTTGTGAGTATTATATATTGCACTAAAGGTCATATTTATTTTATCTATTTGTACTAACTGGTGGATTGTTTTCTCTCTCAGTGGGACTTACAGTTGTGTTAATGAGTGCAGGTACAGATATTTTTTCATATTTGACATATTATGTTTCTTAATGTGTTTTTGGTTTCCTAAACAGCACGAGGCAAAATCTGCATAACCCTTTTGGGAAATACAATATTATTACCTACAATATTATTCTACAATAT encodes:
- the ftsj1 gene encoding tRNA (cytidine(32)/guanosine(34)-2'-O)-methyltransferase is translated as MGRSSKDKRDIYYRLAKEEGWRARSAFKLLQLDEEFNLFKGVSRAVDLCAAPGSWSQVLSRKLRGKGSNEDVKIVAVDLQAMAPLPGVTQIQGDITKISTAQEIIRHFEGQSADLVVCDGAPDVTGLHDVDEYIQAQLLLAALNITTHVLKPGGNFVAKIFRGKDVTLLYSQLKIFFTSVTCAKPRSSRNSSIEAFVVCQNYSPPEGYVPNMSNPLLDHSYDVDFNQLEGPNRIIVPFLACGDLSAFDSDRTYPLQLDSSKEYQYLPPTQPPIQPPYQQACHLRKNNLLASEDSPSVLLEGALSTMNLGTSEEPERTTSGTS